The following are encoded together in the Capsulimonas corticalis genome:
- a CDS encoding response regulator, with amino-acid sequence MSNKILNILLVEDDEVDVMNVQRSFKRNNVVNPLYIAGNGLEALDMLRGVNGAPPAIPEDRRLILLDLNMPKMNGIEFLRELRGDAKLQKIPVVVLTTSDEDRDKVAAYELNVAGYILKPVTLTSFIETMAALNHYWMLSELP; translated from the coding sequence ATGTCGAATAAGATTCTGAACATCCTGCTTGTGGAGGATGACGAAGTGGACGTCATGAACGTCCAGCGCTCGTTCAAGCGCAACAACGTCGTCAACCCCCTTTATATCGCCGGCAACGGCCTGGAGGCGCTCGACATGCTGCGCGGCGTCAACGGCGCCCCGCCGGCGATTCCCGAGGACCGCCGCCTGATCCTTCTGGACCTCAACATGCCGAAGATGAACGGTATCGAGTTTCTGCGCGAATTGCGCGGCGACGCCAAGCTGCAAAAGATCCCCGTCGTCGTTCTGACCACCTCCGACGAAGACCGCGACAAAGTCGCCGCCTACGAGCTGAATGTCGCCGGCTATATCCTCAAGCCCGTCACGCTGACCAGCTTCATCGAGACCATGGCCGCCCTGAACCACTACTGGATGCTCAGCGAACTGCCATAG
- a CDS encoding hybrid sensor histidine kinase/response regulator has protein sequence MPREILIIDDTPEDRAVFRRCLQAETDYANTFVEAETGEEGLQRYFDHRPDCVLLDYQMPDMNGVEVLEALREASPFGVFPIVLLTGVASQSVALQAMKLGAQDYLIKGQAGPEEVARAVRNAMDRTSMLTILDEQRRNLEAKNAELERRNAELDQFAYVASHDLKAPLRGIATIANWIHEDLGAQLTPEIAGQLKRLSGRVSRMEGLIDGLLQYARVGRVLVPPERVDVGALIQETIDLLAAPKTFHFVIGPGMPAIVAERLRLQQVFLNLIGNGVKHHHRQDGQITIASEDLGSFYQFSVADDGPGIEPQYHQKIFTIFQTLLARDKMENTGIGLSLVKKIVEEQGGQVIVESPPSGGTTFRFTWPKSSRKDTHANVE, from the coding sequence ATGCCGCGCGAAATCCTGATCATCGACGACACTCCCGAAGACCGCGCGGTTTTCCGGCGCTGCCTTCAGGCGGAGACGGATTACGCCAATACGTTCGTGGAAGCCGAGACGGGCGAAGAGGGCCTTCAGCGCTATTTCGATCATCGGCCGGACTGCGTTCTGCTGGACTATCAAATGCCGGATATGAACGGCGTGGAGGTGCTGGAGGCGCTGCGCGAGGCGTCGCCGTTCGGCGTCTTCCCAATCGTCCTGCTCACCGGCGTCGCCAGCCAGAGCGTCGCCCTGCAAGCAATGAAGCTCGGCGCGCAGGACTATCTGATCAAGGGGCAAGCCGGCCCCGAGGAAGTCGCGCGCGCCGTGCGCAACGCCATGGACCGCACCAGCATGCTGACAATCCTCGACGAGCAGCGGCGCAATCTGGAGGCGAAGAACGCGGAGCTTGAACGGCGCAACGCGGAGCTCGACCAGTTCGCCTATGTCGCCTCCCACGATTTGAAAGCGCCGCTGCGCGGGATCGCCACCATCGCCAATTGGATCCATGAAGACCTGGGCGCGCAGCTCACGCCGGAGATCGCGGGTCAGCTCAAACGTCTCAGCGGCCGCGTCAGCCGCATGGAGGGCCTGATCGACGGCCTGCTGCAATACGCCCGCGTGGGGCGGGTCCTCGTCCCGCCGGAGCGCGTGGATGTTGGCGCGCTCATTCAGGAAACGATCGACCTGCTCGCCGCGCCGAAGACCTTTCATTTTGTGATTGGCCCCGGCATGCCGGCAATCGTCGCCGAGCGCCTGCGGTTACAGCAAGTATTTTTGAATTTGATCGGCAATGGGGTAAAACATCATCATCGCCAGGATGGACAGATCACGATCGCCTCGGAAGACCTGGGGAGCTTTTACCAGTTCTCCGTCGCGGACGACGGCCCGGGGATCGAACCGCAGTATCATCAGAAGATCTTCACGATCTTCCAGACGCTGCTGGCGCGCGATAAGATGGAAAACACCGGCATCGGGCTGTCGCTGGTGAAAAAGATTGTCGAGGAGCAAGGCGGCCAGGTCATAGTCGAGTCCCCGCCGAGCGGCGGGACGACGTTTCGGTTCACCTGGCCAAAGTCATCACGGAAAGATACGCACGCGAATGTCGAATAA